The DNA segment agtaccccacttaccgctatccGGACACTACCAAGTATAGGTAAAGTTTTTCATCTACCTTCGAGGTGTGCAGCAAAGGTGGGCTCGATAAGTATCGCTTCAATTCTTTTAAGGCTTGCAGACATTCCGGGGTCCATACgaaatcccttttcttttttaGCAAGGAAAAGAACTAGTGACTCCGATCcgatgacctcgaaatgaatcaaCCCAAAGCAGATATTCGCCTTGTTAGCCTTTGCACGACCTTCACACTATCCACGATCATGACATCCTTGATTTATCGGGGTTGATTTCGATACCCcgatttgataccatgaagccgaggaacttacccgaggcacatttctccgggttaagcttcatgttgtatttcctcaAGATTGCAAATGTTTCCTGTAAATGaactaaatggtcctctgcgtgcAGGGAcgtaaccaacatatcatcaatataaacttccattattCTTCCtctttgttcttcgaacattttgttaactaggcgttggtatgtagctcctgcattctttagcccgaagggcattacgttgtaacaataagttccaaacttagtaataaatgaagttttttcctggtcttccgggttcatctgaatctgattgtacccggagtaggcatcgagaaaaggtagggtctcgtggccagccgtggcatcgatcatacgatcgatgttaggcaaagggaaagaatcttttggacatgctttgttcaagtccttataatctacgcacattctaagtttgtttccttttttaggaactacaactacattggctaaccactcGGTGTACTTTACCTCCCATatagatcctattttaagaagtttggttacctcgtcctttatgaaagcatgctttacctcagactgaggcctccttttttgctttacTGGTTTGAACTTGGGATCGGTGCTTAGCCGATGCATGGTGATTTCTGGtggaatccctgtcatatctaaatgggaccaagaaaAGCAATCTATATtattaataagaaattgaatgaattttttcctgagttcgggggtcaatcctattcccaggtatacctttttctCGAGCATGTATTCAATCAAAATAACCTGCTCCAACTCCTCGATAGTTAATTTGGTTGCATTAGATTCTTCGGGAACACTAAAggttcgaggagtaaggaaatcctcatcTTCGTCTTCGATTACCTATTGCTCCGACTCCATCGAGGCTGGAGgaggtgattgctatttggcctcCTGCTTACCTTTGATGCTCGATTTCTCTAAGGTCGAAGGCTCAGGTATCAGCACCACTTCCTCATttgcaaacatctcttttgcaGCATGTTGCTCTCCGTATACTATCTTCACTCCTTCCtctgttgggaatttcatcatctggtgaagagttgaaggcactgccctcatgttgtgcaTCCATGGCCTCCCGAGGAGTGCGTTATACATCATGTCacctttgatgacatggaatCTAGTGTCTTGTATGGTCCCGACTACGTTTACTGGCAAGATATCTCTCCCtttgttgtttcgcttgccatgttgaagccatttaggacCTGGGATGTAGGTACAATCTGATCTTGTAGGTAGAGTTGTTCCACGACCCTCAATAtgattatgtttgctgagctacctggatccactaaaacacatttaacttgaattttatttaacagGATAGAGATTACAAAGGCGTCTTTGTGaggctgagatatgccttctgctTCCTCATCACAGAATGATAAGACGTCCTCTGGCACATAGTTTCGAGTTCGTTTTTCCCTTGTGATTGACAACTTGGTGCATTTGAATATAGGCCGTTGAGGGATATCGACTTcgccaatgatcatgtggattacatgATGTGGTTCTTCTTGCTCAGTTTTCCTTGCATCCCTTtccctgaagtgattcttagctcgatcacttaGAAATTCTCGGAGGTGGCCCTCGTTGAACAACCAAGCCACCTCCTCTCTTAGATACCTACAATCTTCTGTTCTATGatcatgtgtgccatgatacttgcacatcaagtttgggtttctttgagaaggatcggtctgtataggcctgggccacttgGTGTCTTTGATTCTCCTAATAGTTGAGACAATCCCCGACGCATCTAtgctgaagttgtactctgataatcGAGGGGCCTCTATGGGGTCGATATGTTTATCGAACCCgctcttactcatgagtcccctAGAATTTGACCTCGATCGTTTCTCCGATCGCTTAGAGGAGTGTTACGGTTTGGGCCGCTGTTTCTTCGATCGGCATATGGTTGATATCGTTCTTTATTGAATCTCGATTCCCAGTCTCTGTCCCTCGGGGGCTTGGCTACGAATATGTTGGGATGAACtgaacccgagggggctcccaactggtcgtcctcgaccctgatttttgactggtaacgattgtgcaca comes from the Nicotiana sylvestris chromosome 4, ASM39365v2, whole genome shotgun sequence genome and includes:
- the LOC138890015 gene encoding uncharacterized protein, with amino-acid sequence MSKSGFDKHIDPIEAPRLSEYNFSIDASGIVSTIRRIKDTKWPRPIQTDPSQRNPNLMCKYHGTHDHRTEDCRYLREEVAWLFNEGHLREFLSDRAKNHFRERDARKTEQEEPHHVIHMIIGEVDIPQRPIFKCTKLSITREKRTRNYVPEDVLSFCDEEAEGISQPHKDAFVISILLNKIQVKCVLVDPGPKWLQHGKRNNKGRDILPVNVVGTIQDTRFHVIKGDMMYNALLGRPWMHNMRAVPSTLHQMMKFPTEEGVKIVYGEQHAAKEMFANEEVVLIPEPSTLEKSSIKGKQEAK